The nucleotide sequence CAAAGGGGATAATAGCATCAAAACACACTAGTGCCGCCATTCTGAGTAGGGATTCTTTTTCATATTGTTCCAAAGCTGCCACAAAGTCGCTGATGCTGTCGCCTGGCAAGCCGTTGATTTGACAGAAGGCCACCAATTCTGCCACTATTTTGATTACTAAATCTATCACCTGGGCTTTTTCATCATTGGGGGTTATCCTATTGAGGAAACCAAAAAGATTAATTTTCTCGCCGATTTTGTTAGCCAAAGCCGCTGCGCCCAGGGCATAATCTGCTTTATCTACAGTTTGGTATAACCAGAGGGCATTTTGATAACCTTGAGTTTTGTCGTTGAATAGCCATACTGCCCTTTCTCCTATTTTTTGAATCATTGCTTCATCGGTTTCTCCTGTCACCTTCCTAATCATTTCTTCAAAGTTGGTAATATTTTCCCATTGTCCTGGTACAATATTATCCAGGGTTTTTAGGGCCATGACGGTGATATTATTTTCGGGTAGTTCGTCTACTAGTTGATAGATAGGCTTAGTCATTTTTATCCTCCAATATAAAAGTTTTGCTTATAAAAAATAACCCCTGAATACAGGGATTAAGCAATAATTATTTGAGGTTAGACAAGCCGGCTAGGTCAAATTTTTCGAGCCACTGACGTCGTTGTTGTTTGTCAAAAGTGGGGTCAGTGGAACGGATGCTGACCTGGAAACGGTTCGCCACCAATACAGCGGAATTATTAGTACCCTTTTCTATGACTGGGAAGCCGTTAATTTGTTCAGTTGCCCCTTCAAAGTCCTTCTTTGCCTCGGGGTTGCTGATGGTGTCAAAGATAGCCAAAATAGCAACATCTTTGCCTTGAAATTTCAATTTTGCCTGGACAAAACCGTCTTTTTCCTGAGTGAAAACCCTCTCGTACTCGCCCCCACCAACAGGGAAAAATTGGTTTAAACTAGAGCCTTTCACAGCATTGGTGCTAACGGCAGTATTTTTGCTGCCGGCGGCGATGCTTTCTTGTTGTGCCTGTTCAAATCGGGAAGGGGGTTGGGTGTTACAGGCGGAGAGGGTTAACAGGAAAAAGAGGGAAAAGCATACAAGGAAACGGGATAATCTTGTTGCAAACATAATCCAAACTGGGGGAGTACATGTAAATTGTATCCCAACCCCTAAACCCCTAAACCCTCTTCTCCCAAACGGGATGGTAGGTTTGAATGGCCTTGAGGTATTGGGCCCTTTCAAAGGCACTCTCGTCAGGACAGTTCAACTGACTCATACTGCCGCGCATCTGGGCAATGGACTCGTACTCGTTTTCCTCCATCCATTGGCGCATTTGTAGTTCAATATGTTTCAGATATTCAATACCATGACGGAGGAGGGTACTGACAATCATGGCCACATTAGCTCCCACCATAACCATTTTGATGACGTCATGGCCGTGATGGATACCCCCGGTGGCGGCGAAGTCGACTTGTAAGCGACCGTAGAGGATAGCAATCCAACGGAGAGGTAAACGCATGGCTTGGGGGGTGCTTAATAACAGATGGGGCACCACCTCCAGATTGTCCAGGTCGATGTCGGGTTGATAGAAGCGATTGAATAACACCAGGGCATTGGCGCCGGCTTCGGTGAGTCTTTTTGCCATGTTAGCCATGTTGCTGAAAAAGGGACTTACCTTTACAGCTAGAGGGATTTTTATCTCCTCTCTGACGGCCTTAACAATGTCAATATAAGTTTGTTCCACCTGTGCCCCTGTTTGATTCATGTCGGTGGGCACAAAATAGATGTTCAATTCCAGGGCGTCTGCCCCGGCTTGTTCAATGGCTTTGGCATATTCTAGCCAACCTCCCAAGTCATAGCCGTTGAGGGAGGCGATGATGGGGATGTCTGTGGTTTCCTTGGCTTTGCGGATGTGATTGAGATATTCCTCCTCCCCTATGTGAAAGATAGAGTATTCGGGGAAGTAGGTTATGGCTTCGGGAAAACTCTCTGCACCATGGGTGAGGTGATGGTGTAATTCTAGTCTTTCCCTTTGTAGTTGTTCCTCAAAGAACGAGTGTAATACAACCGCGGCGGCCCCGGCGTCTTCCATGCGTTTGATGTTGTCTATGTCTTCTGTTAGAGGGGCACAGGCGCCTACCACTAATGGGGACTTCAGTTTTAAACCCAGGTATGTAGTACTTAGGTCCATATCCAGTCTCCTTGTGTTAGTTACTGGGGTTGACGAGAGGCGAGATACTGGTAGAGTTGCCAACGACGTTGAATATACTCTTGGGCTTCCTTGAGGAGTCGTTTGGCTTCTTCTGGTTTACTATGGCTAAGCATGCGGAAGCGGGTTTCGCTATACATGGACTGTTCGAGGGGCAAATGAGGACTATGCATATCGATTTGGAGGGGATTTTTGCCTTCTGCGGCGAGGGTGGGGTTATAACGATAAAGCAACCATCTGCCCGACTCTACTGCCATTTTCTGATGAGTCATCCCCTTGGCCATGTCAATACCATGGGCGATACAGTGGCAATAGGCGATGATAAGAGAAGGCCCTTCATAAGCCTCTGCCTCTAGAAAAGCCCTGATAGTGTGTTCTGGTTTTGCCCCCATAGCTACACTGGCCACGTAGACATTACCATAGGTCATAGCCATCAAGCCTAGATCTTTTTTGGGGGCGGGTTTACCACCGGCGGCGAATTTGGCTACTGCGCCAAGGGGTGTGGCTTTGGAGGCTTGTCCACCCGTGTTGGAATACACTTCTGTGTCCAACACCAGCAGATTGACATTCTTGCCACTGGCTAACACATGATCCAACCCACCGTAACCGATGTCATAGGCCCAACCATCGCCTCCCACAATCCATACACTCTTTTTGACCAGGTAGTCTGCCAGGGAGAGGAGTATCTTGACCTTCTCCGCGGTTTCCTTGTTAGGAGGCTGTATCTGTTGCAGTTTTTGTTTCAACTGGGCCACATATTCTCGTTGTTGATAGATGTCCGCCTCGTTTTTTTGGGGGTTGTTGAGGATGGCAGTGACCAGGTTGTCGCCTATTTGTCCTGCCAAGGACTGCAGCAATTCCACGGCAAACTCCGTCTGTTTGTCAATGGCCAGCCGGAATCCTAGTCCGAATTCGGCATTGTCCTCAAACAGGGAGTTACTCCAAGCTGGGCCTCTGCCTTCAGCGTTGTGACTCCAAGGGGTAGTGGGGAGGTTACCACCGTAAATGGAGGAACAACCAGTGGCATTGGCAACAATCATGCGATCGCCGAATAGCTGAGTAATAAGTTTCAGATAGGGGGTTTCGCCACAACCGGCACAGGCGCCACTGAACTCAAAAAGGGGCTCCTGCATTTGTTGGTGGCTGATTTTCCGTAGGTCTAGGCGCGTACGGTCGGGCCAGGGCAGGCGGCAGAAGAAGTCCCAGTTAACCCTTTCTTGTTCCCTCAAGGGCAGTTGGGGTTGCATGTTAATAGCCCTTAGACGGGGTTGGGACTTATTCTTGGCTGGACATACCTCCACACAGAGGGCACAGCCGGTGCAGTCTTCCGGGGCCACCTGGATGGTGTACTTTAACCCCTTCCAGTCATGCTCCCTTGCCGGGGCAGACTTAAAGGTGGGTGGGGCATTTACTAATTCTTTTTCCTCGTATACCTTCGAGCGTATTACCCCGTGGGGACATACCATAACACACTTGCCACACTGAACACATATGTCGGGCTCCCAAACGGGGATTTCCTGGGCAATATTCCGTTTTTCCCATTTAGCAGTGCCAGTGGGATAGGTGCCATCACAGGGAAGGGCAGAAACAGGAATACTGTCTCCCTCCCTGGCCATCATCTTGGCCAACACCTCCTTGACAAAGGGAGGGGCAGAGGTGTCCACTGGGGGCCGCATTTTCTTAGTGCTGGTGAGCTGACCAGGTACATTGACTTGGTATAGGTGTTCCAGGGTGGAATCTACGGCCTTCAAGTTCATCTCTACGATTTCCCTACCTTTCTTGCCGTAGGTTTTCTCGATGGACTTCTTGATCTGAGCTATGGCTTCCTCCCTGGGCAGGACTCCTGACAGGGCAAAAAAGCACACTTGCATTACGGTGTTAATGCGCCCACCCATGCCGGCTTCCCTAGCTACCTGATAGGCGTTAATGACGTAAAATTTTAGTTGTTTTTCCAGGATGGTCTGTTGTACCTCCACCGGCAGTTCATCCCATACCAATTCTGGGGGATAGGGGCTGTTGAGAAGGAATGTAGCACCTGGCAGAGCGGCAGATAGTACAGGGTATTTTTCTAAAAACTCCCACTGGTGACAGGCGACAAAGTTGGCCTTACTGATAAGATAGCTGGAGCGGATGGGATTTGGGCCAAAACGGAGGTGGGAAACGGTGACTGAGCCGGATTTCTTGGAGTCGTAGACAAAGTAACCCTGAGCGTAGTTGTCTGTCTCCTCGCCAATGATTTTGATAGAATTTTTATTGGCTCCTACTGTACCATCTGAGCCTAAACCATAGAATATAGCCCTAATGACATTATCTGGCTCGGTGGAGAAGTTGGGATCATAAGAGAGGCTAGTGTGGCTTAGGTCGTCATAGATGCCAATGGTGAAGTGGTTTTTCGCCTGTTTCCCCAAAGCCAGATTGTCAAAAACCCCCTTGACCATGGCAGGGGTAAAATCTTTGGAGGAGAGGCCATAGCGTCCACCTACTATGGTGGGCATTTCTCCCCGGTGGTGTTCCATGTGGGCGGTTACTACGTCCAGGTAGAGGGGTTCACCGGCAGACCCTGGCTCTTTAGTACGGTCTAATACAGCTATAGCTTTTACAGTTTTGGGGATGGCTGCCAGGAAGCGTTGGGCATCAAAGGGACGATATAGCCGTACTTTCAACACCCCCACCTTTTCCCCGTGACGGTTTAGGTAATCCACAGTTTCGTGTACTACCTCGCAGCCCGAGCCCATGAGGACGATTATCCTTTCCGCCTCGGGGTGTCCGTGGTATTCGTAGAGATAGTATTGCCTACCGGTGATAGTAGCAAAGCGATCCATCATCTCTTGGACAATTCCCGGACATCTTTGATAGAAGGGATTGACAGTCTCCCTAGCTTGGAAGTAGACATCCGGGTTTTGGGCAGTACCTCTGATTACAGGACGATCTGGTGTTAGAGCCCTTTGTCTATGGGCTATTATGTCCTCATAGTCGACTAACTGCCGTAATTGGTCGTCTTCCAACAGTTCTACCTTAGCGATTTCATGGGAGGTACGGAAGCCGTCAAAGAAGTGTAAGAAGGGGATGCGGGATTTGAGGGAAGCGGCGGTAGCTATAGCGGCAAAATCCTGTGCCTCTTGTACACTAGCCGAGGCGAAGAGGGCAAAACCAGTGGCCCTTGCTGCCATTACATCGCTGTGATCGCCAAAAATGGACAGGGCCTGGGCTGCCAACGACCGTGCTGCAATATGAATTACAGTGGGTGTCAACTCGCCGGCAATCTTGTAGTAGTTGGGTATCATCAACAGTAGTCCCTGGGAGGCGGTAAAAGTGGTGGTCAGTGCTCCTGTTTGTAGCGCACCGTGCACTGTGCCAGCGGCGCCCCCTTCACTTTGCATTTCTATCACAGATGGGACTGTACCCCACAAGTTTGGCACTCCCTCAGAGGCCCAGGTGTCTGCCCATTCCCCCATGGGTGAGGCGGGAGTGATGGGGTAGATGGCTATTACCTCGTTTAACTTGTAGGCCACTCTAGCCACCGCTTCATTCCCATCTATGGTTGCATATCTCCTACCCATAATTCTCCTTTTGTTGTCTCTACTACCAGTTTTTTGTTTTTCTATTCCTCCTACTTTTATGGTGATGCCTATTCTCCTTGCCATTCCTTTTTGTAATCTTTTTTTAACATTTTTTTACTCTTCATAAAATTTTCATCTTTTCCTCAAAAAAAAGCTCGGAGACTAGCAAATTGAGCCCGTAATGTCCAGAGTTTTTAATCTTTTTTTACAGAGGTAAAAGGGACTTTTGTCCTAGGGAAAACAGTAACACAAGCCTGGTGGGAGAAGAGTTAATAACTGGAATGATTAGGCAAAATTGTTAGGAAAAATTGTTAGCAGTGGGGGGTAGGGGAAAAACTTGCTAATTGCCAATTAGTAGTGAGGAGAATTCTACTGTTATGATCTGAAAAGAGAAACAGTGGGAGGGGCAACAGTGGAGGGAATTAGAAGATTAAAATCATTTTTTTGGTATTGGCGGGGGGTGTTTATTGCTACACCGCTAGTGTCGGCAGTGGTAATTCTGTGTCGTTATGTGGGGTTGTTTCAACCATTGGAATTGTTTGCCTACGATCTATTGTTAAAATGGCGTCCACCGGAAACAAGGGACGAAAGAATAGTAATAGTGGGTATTGGAGAGGAAGATGTAGACAGAATAGGTACAGCGCTAATATCTGACAAAATATACGCTGAACTGCTCAAAAAATTGCTAAAAAGACAACCAGTAGCCATCGGTTTGGATATTTATCGAGATGTGCCCATCCCACCAGGTACTACGGAATTAAATCAGGTTTTTGCGGAAAATGACAATATCATCGGCATCGAAAAAATGATTGGCGACACCAGACAATATCGGGTAAAACCACCCCCCATCCTCAAGGCAAAAAACCAGGTTGGCTTCAATGATATGGT is from Geminocystis sp. M7585_C2015_104 and encodes:
- a CDS encoding dihydroorotate dehydrogenase-like protein, whose amino-acid sequence is MDLSTTYLGLKLKSPLVVGACAPLTEDIDNIKRMEDAGAAAVVLHSFFEEQLQRERLELHHHLTHGAESFPEAITYFPEYSIFHIGEEEYLNHIRKAKETTDIPIIASLNGYDLGGWLEYAKAIEQAGADALELNIYFVPTDMNQTGAQVEQTYIDIVKAVREEIKIPLAVKVSPFFSNMANMAKRLTEAGANALVLFNRFYQPDIDLDNLEVVPHLLLSTPQAMRLPLRWIAILYGRLQVDFAATGGIHHGHDVIKMVMVGANVAMIVSTLLRHGIEYLKHIELQMRQWMEENEYESIAQMRGSMSQLNCPDESAFERAQYLKAIQTYHPVWEKRV
- the nifJ gene encoding pyruvate:ferredoxin (flavodoxin) oxidoreductase — protein: MMGRRYATIDGNEAVARVAYKLNEVIAIYPITPASPMGEWADTWASEGVPNLWGTVPSVIEMQSEGGAAGTVHGALQTGALTTTFTASQGLLLMIPNYYKIAGELTPTVIHIAARSLAAQALSIFGDHSDVMAARATGFALFASASVQEAQDFAAIATAASLKSRIPFLHFFDGFRTSHEIAKVELLEDDQLRQLVDYEDIIAHRQRALTPDRPVIRGTAQNPDVYFQARETVNPFYQRCPGIVQEMMDRFATITGRQYYLYEYHGHPEAERIIVLMGSGCEVVHETVDYLNRHGEKVGVLKVRLYRPFDAQRFLAAIPKTVKAIAVLDRTKEPGSAGEPLYLDVVTAHMEHHRGEMPTIVGGRYGLSSKDFTPAMVKGVFDNLALGKQAKNHFTIGIYDDLSHTSLSYDPNFSTEPDNVIRAIFYGLGSDGTVGANKNSIKIIGEETDNYAQGYFVYDSKKSGSVTVSHLRFGPNPIRSSYLISKANFVACHQWEFLEKYPVLSAALPGATFLLNSPYPPELVWDELPVEVQQTILEKQLKFYVINAYQVAREAGMGGRINTVMQVCFFALSGVLPREEAIAQIKKSIEKTYGKKGREIVEMNLKAVDSTLEHLYQVNVPGQLTSTKKMRPPVDTSAPPFVKEVLAKMMAREGDSIPVSALPCDGTYPTGTAKWEKRNIAQEIPVWEPDICVQCGKCVMVCPHGVIRSKVYEEKELVNAPPTFKSAPAREHDWKGLKYTIQVAPEDCTGCALCVEVCPAKNKSQPRLRAINMQPQLPLREQERVNWDFFCRLPWPDRTRLDLRKISHQQMQEPLFEFSGACAGCGETPYLKLITQLFGDRMIVANATGCSSIYGGNLPTTPWSHNAEGRGPAWSNSLFEDNAEFGLGFRLAIDKQTEFAVELLQSLAGQIGDNLVTAILNNPQKNEADIYQQREYVAQLKQKLQQIQPPNKETAEKVKILLSLADYLVKKSVWIVGGDGWAYDIGYGGLDHVLASGKNVNLLVLDTEVYSNTGGQASKATPLGAVAKFAAGGKPAPKKDLGLMAMTYGNVYVASVAMGAKPEHTIRAFLEAEAYEGPSLIIAYCHCIAHGIDMAKGMTHQKMAVESGRWLLYRYNPTLAAEGKNPLQIDMHSPHLPLEQSMYSETRFRMLSHSKPEEAKRLLKEAQEYIQRRWQLYQYLASRQPQ